The Urbifossiella limnaea genome has a window encoding:
- the dcuC gene encoding C4-dicarboxylate transporter DcuC: MGLSELAAVLAVVGAVVLVVRGWDVRLVLLAAALLTATASDAVGGRLAALPTVVLNFLATFSNEKFVVPICTAMGFAYVLRHTGCERHLVLLLTAPLRRVRWLLVPGVVLVGFLVNIPVISQTSTAVCLGPVIVPLMRAAGYSFATIGACLLLGASVGGELLNPGAPELLTVASFTNVTTPEQVSRYLPGPVFVQLAVALAVIWVLSAWWEKASGPRERAVPEHASGAPEQPADAGRSPGERVNFLKAAVPLVPLVLLFLAGPPLHALDVPDAWVAPLKAGKRDDGLYSTRLIGLAMLVGVLVAMAVTPGRARDCVKQFFDGAGYGFANIVSLIVTATCFGKAIEGAGLAALLGKLIAAAPGLLEPLAAFVPLAFGAVSGSGMASTQSLYGFFYQPALDHGHDPTAVGALVGVGSAAGRTMSPVSAVTLMCATLTFTSPFVLAKRVALPLLAGTAAVVALRMAGVV; this comes from the coding sequence ATGGGACTGTCCGAACTGGCCGCCGTCCTCGCTGTGGTCGGCGCCGTCGTCCTGGTCGTGCGCGGGTGGGACGTGCGGCTCGTGCTGCTGGCCGCGGCGCTGCTCACGGCGACCGCCAGCGACGCCGTCGGCGGGCGACTCGCGGCGCTTCCGACCGTCGTGTTGAACTTCCTGGCCACGTTCTCGAACGAGAAGTTCGTGGTGCCCATCTGCACGGCAATGGGCTTCGCCTACGTGCTGCGCCACACCGGCTGCGAGCGCCACCTGGTACTGCTGCTGACGGCGCCGCTGCGGCGCGTGCGCTGGCTGCTGGTCCCGGGCGTGGTGCTGGTGGGGTTCCTGGTGAACATCCCGGTCATCAGTCAGACGAGCACGGCGGTGTGCCTCGGCCCGGTGATCGTGCCGCTGATGCGCGCCGCCGGCTACTCGTTCGCCACGATCGGCGCGTGCCTGCTGCTCGGGGCGTCCGTCGGCGGCGAGCTGCTGAACCCGGGCGCCCCGGAGCTGCTGACGGTGGCCAGCTTCACGAATGTGACGACGCCGGAGCAGGTGAGCCGCTACCTGCCGGGGCCGGTGTTCGTGCAGCTGGCGGTGGCGCTGGCGGTGATCTGGGTGCTGAGCGCGTGGTGGGAGAAGGCGAGCGGCCCGCGTGAGCGGGCTGTTCCCGAGCACGCCAGTGGCGCACCGGAACAGCCGGCTGACGCCGGCCGCTCGCCGGGCGAGCGTGTCAATTTCCTCAAGGCTGCCGTCCCGCTGGTGCCGCTGGTGCTGCTGTTCCTGGCCGGTCCGCCGCTGCACGCGCTCGACGTGCCCGACGCCTGGGTGGCGCCGCTGAAGGCCGGCAAGCGCGACGACGGCCTGTACAGCACCCGGCTGATCGGCCTGGCAATGCTCGTGGGCGTGCTGGTGGCGATGGCGGTGACGCCGGGCCGGGCGCGCGACTGCGTGAAGCAGTTCTTCGACGGCGCCGGCTACGGGTTTGCCAACATCGTGAGCCTGATCGTGACGGCGACGTGCTTCGGCAAGGCGATCGAGGGCGCGGGCCTGGCGGCGCTGTTGGGGAAGCTGATCGCCGCGGCGCCGGGGCTGCTGGAGCCGCTGGCGGCGTTCGTGCCGCTGGCGTTCGGGGCGGTGAGCGGCTCGGGGATGGCGAGCACGCAGAGCCTGTACGGCTTCTTCTACCAGCCGGCCCTCGACCACGGCCACGACCCGACGGCGGTGGGCGCGCTGGTGGGCGTGGGCTCGGCGGCGGGCCGGACGATGAGCCCGGTGTCGGCGGTGACGCTGATGTGCGCGACGCTGACGTTCACGAGCCCGTTCGTGCTGGCGAAGCGGGTGGCGCTGCCGCTGCTGGCCGGGACCGCGGCGGTGGTCGCGCTGCGGATGGCAGGGGTGGTGTGA
- the tnpA gene encoding IS200/IS605 family transposase, which yields MPQSLSRVLVHLVFSTKNREPRITPAHRGRVFDYLGGALAALDCPPVRVGGMPDHVHLLFVLAKTVSVSKVVEEVKKESSKWAKQHVGPDFYWQSGYGAFSVSPSTVEAVRVYIENQEEHHQGRSFQDEFRGLLRRHDVEWDEQYVWD from the coding sequence GTGCCGCAATCCCTGTCGCGGGTGCTGGTCCACCTCGTCTTCAGCACCAAGAACCGCGAGCCGCGCATCACCCCCGCCCACCGCGGCCGCGTGTTCGACTACCTCGGCGGCGCCCTCGCCGCGCTCGACTGCCCGCCGGTCCGCGTCGGCGGGATGCCGGACCACGTCCACCTCCTGTTCGTACTCGCCAAGACGGTCAGCGTCAGCAAGGTGGTCGAGGAGGTGAAGAAGGAGTCGTCGAAGTGGGCCAAGCAGCACGTCGGCCCGGACTTCTACTGGCAGAGCGGGTACGGGGCGTTCTCGGTCAGCCCGTCAACCGTCGAGGCGGTCCGGGTGTACATCGAGAATCAGGAGGAGCACCACCAAGGGCGGTCGTTTCAGGACGAGTTCCGCGGGCTGCTCCGACGGCACGACGTGGAATGGGACGAGCAGTACGTGTGGGACTGA
- a CDS encoding FAD-binding oxidoreductase: MSTTVTQAQLIRRMAAVVGADHVLTSAADLAVYECDGFTIEKNKPEVVVFPTTTEQIVGIVRACNELGLPFLARGAGTSLAGGCVPVGGGVMIGLARMKRILEINVRDGYAVVEPGVVNVWLTNALKPFGYHYAPDPSSQGACTLGGNVATNSGGPHTLKYGVTVNHVLGVELVLPDGRIVVTGGPCEDGPGYDLTGTIVGSEGTFGIVSKVWVRVTKNPEAYRTLLGVFDTVDQATNTISDIIGAGMVPAALEMLDNMFIGSIEAAYRLGFPLDAGALLIMEADGLEAGLQAEADSMEALALKNGAREVRKANTEAERLALWKARKGAFGTVGRLGYPSYCTQDGVVPRTKLPEIMRHIQAVSAKYGVGIANVFHAGDGNIHPVLLFDERDPVQTQKVLDASHEILDECIRLGGSVTGEHGIGVEKLDFMPKLFGPDDLAFMLRLRVAFNPDNRCSPGKLFPTAGGCAEPSATLVKPGRRAAV, encoded by the coding sequence ATGAGCACCACCGTCACGCAGGCCCAACTCATCCGGCGCATGGCCGCCGTCGTCGGCGCCGACCACGTCCTCACGTCCGCCGCCGACCTCGCCGTGTACGAGTGCGACGGCTTCACCATCGAGAAGAACAAGCCCGAAGTCGTCGTCTTCCCCACCACCACCGAGCAGATCGTCGGCATCGTCCGCGCGTGCAACGAGCTCGGCCTGCCGTTCCTCGCCCGCGGCGCCGGCACCAGCCTCGCCGGCGGCTGCGTCCCCGTCGGCGGCGGCGTCATGATTGGGCTGGCGCGGATGAAGCGCATCCTGGAGATCAACGTCCGCGACGGGTACGCCGTGGTCGAGCCGGGCGTCGTGAACGTGTGGCTCACCAACGCCCTCAAGCCGTTCGGCTACCACTACGCCCCGGACCCGTCGAGCCAGGGCGCCTGCACCCTCGGCGGCAACGTCGCCACCAACAGCGGCGGCCCGCACACGCTCAAGTACGGCGTCACCGTCAACCACGTCCTCGGCGTCGAACTGGTGCTGCCCGACGGCCGCATCGTCGTCACCGGCGGCCCGTGCGAGGACGGCCCCGGCTACGACCTCACCGGCACCATCGTCGGCTCGGAAGGGACGTTCGGCATCGTGTCGAAGGTGTGGGTGCGGGTGACGAAGAACCCCGAGGCGTACCGCACGCTGCTGGGCGTGTTCGACACCGTGGACCAGGCGACGAACACGATCAGCGACATCATCGGCGCCGGGATGGTGCCGGCGGCGCTGGAGATGCTCGACAACATGTTCATCGGCTCGATCGAGGCGGCGTACCGGCTCGGCTTCCCGCTGGACGCCGGCGCCCTGCTCATCATGGAGGCCGACGGCCTGGAGGCGGGCCTGCAGGCCGAGGCCGACAGCATGGAGGCGCTGGCGCTGAAGAACGGCGCCCGCGAGGTACGGAAGGCGAACACCGAAGCCGAGCGGCTGGCGCTGTGGAAGGCCCGTAAAGGCGCGTTCGGCACGGTGGGCCGGCTCGGCTACCCCAGCTACTGCACGCAGGACGGCGTGGTGCCGCGGACGAAGCTGCCCGAAATCATGCGGCACATTCAGGCGGTGTCGGCGAAGTACGGCGTCGGCATCGCCAACGTGTTCCACGCCGGCGACGGCAACATCCACCCGGTGCTGCTGTTCGACGAGCGCGACCCGGTGCAGACGCAGAAGGTGCTGGACGCGAGCCACGAGATTCTGGACGAGTGCATCCGCCTGGGCGGCAGCGTGACGGGCGAGCACGGCATCGGCGTGGAGAAGCTGGACTTCATGCCCAAACTGTTCGGGCCGGACGACCTGGCGTTCATGCTGCGGCTGCGGGTGGCGTTCAACCCCGACAACCGGTGCAGCCCCGGGAAGCTGTTCCCGACCGCCGGCGGCTGCGCCGAGCCGAGCGCGACGCTGGTGAAGCCGGGCCGAAGGGCGGCGGTGTGA
- a CDS encoding SDR family NAD(P)-dependent oxidoreductase: MDLGLSGQVAVVVGAASGLGRAIADAFAAEGAIVARWDIAPGAETVVDATDFEAVSRAAERLGRVDHVVYAAAVGSGKFGFPFWKLTPADWPRVIDVNLMGAVNVAHAFAPRLAEQRSGTLLFLASVAGQNGSPTDPPYSAAKAAVLNFTKCAAKDLAPFGVRVNALCPGMVQTPLNRSVWQSWADRQPPEARLDYEAWAAEKIRQLVPLNRWQTPEDIAAMAVFLASARAANVTGQAVNVDGGYVMH; this comes from the coding sequence ATGGACCTGGGTTTGAGCGGCCAGGTGGCGGTGGTCGTCGGCGCGGCCAGCGGGTTGGGCCGCGCCATCGCCGACGCGTTCGCCGCCGAAGGGGCGATCGTGGCGCGCTGGGACATCGCCCCCGGTGCCGAGACGGTCGTGGACGCCACCGACTTCGAAGCCGTGAGCCGAGCTGCGGAGCGCCTCGGGCGCGTCGATCACGTCGTGTACGCGGCCGCGGTCGGCTCCGGCAAGTTCGGCTTCCCCTTCTGGAAACTCACGCCCGCCGACTGGCCGCGCGTCATCGACGTGAACCTGATGGGCGCCGTGAACGTGGCCCACGCCTTCGCCCCGCGGCTCGCCGAACAGCGGTCGGGCACGCTGCTGTTCCTGGCGTCGGTGGCGGGGCAGAACGGCAGCCCGACCGACCCGCCGTACTCGGCCGCGAAGGCGGCGGTGCTCAACTTCACGAAGTGCGCCGCTAAGGATTTGGCGCCGTTCGGCGTGCGCGTGAACGCGCTCTGCCCCGGCATGGTGCAGACGCCGCTGAACCGCAGCGTGTGGCAGAGCTGGGCCGACCGTCAGCCGCCCGAGGCGCGGCTGGATTACGAGGCGTGGGCGGCGGAGAAGATTCGCCAGCTGGTGCCGCTGAACCGCTGGCAGACGCCCGAGGACATCGCGGCGATGGCGGTGTTCCTGGCGTCGGCGCGGGCGGCGAACGTGACGGGGCAGGCGGTCAACGTCGACGGCGGGTACGTGATGCACTGA
- a CDS encoding YdjY domain-containing protein, with product MTRTLLTLAAVAGLTAAPALAPWPAAAQPPAANPDPRAKDAEPLPPYPKADPGSKVIEDPKLKGLVIELLPNGTRRVGFVAEVCLREGPLEVFLCKQGTKEHEAVLRADFDAGKIHELLLLAGATPGTPAQFVDPKTNEPKFKAATGTAVKILLTYQKDKKVHTHPAQEWVWNSAKKRTLETAHWVFAGSQLLKNPDRPEAPPFYAANSGEVIALSNFAYSMLEVPMEISKDDAQLNYEAKTDRIPPLFSRVWVVLEPAAAPKK from the coding sequence ATGACGCGAACCCTCCTCACCCTCGCCGCCGTGGCCGGCCTCACCGCCGCGCCGGCGCTGGCCCCGTGGCCGGCCGCCGCGCAGCCGCCCGCCGCCAACCCCGACCCGCGGGCCAAGGACGCCGAGCCGCTGCCGCCGTACCCGAAGGCCGACCCCGGCTCGAAGGTGATCGAAGACCCCAAGCTGAAGGGGCTCGTCATCGAGCTGCTGCCGAACGGCACCCGCCGCGTCGGGTTCGTCGCCGAGGTGTGCCTCCGCGAGGGGCCGCTCGAGGTGTTCCTGTGCAAGCAGGGGACGAAGGAGCACGAGGCCGTGCTCCGGGCCGACTTCGACGCCGGCAAGATTCACGAGCTGCTGCTGCTGGCCGGCGCCACCCCCGGCACCCCGGCGCAGTTCGTGGACCCCAAGACGAACGAGCCGAAGTTCAAGGCGGCCACGGGCACGGCGGTGAAAATTCTGCTGACGTACCAGAAGGACAAGAAAGTGCACACGCACCCGGCGCAGGAGTGGGTGTGGAACTCGGCGAAGAAGCGGACCCTGGAGACGGCCCACTGGGTGTTCGCCGGCAGCCAGCTGCTGAAGAACCCGGACCGGCCCGAGGCGCCGCCGTTCTACGCGGCCAACAGCGGCGAGGTGATCGCGCTGTCGAACTTCGCGTACTCGATGCTCGAGGTGCCGATGGAGATCAGCAAGGACGACGCCCAGCTGAACTACGAGGCGAAGACCGACCGCATCCCGCCGCTGTTCTCCCGCGTGTGGGTGGTGCTGGAGCCGGCGGCGGCGCCGAAGAAGTAG
- a CDS encoding zinc-ribbon domain-containing protein — MPRYDEEADEDDDDEYGDDGDDGGDDDDGDDDAETVPCPHCGADVYEDAEQCPRCGKYLSAEDAAPSRPRGWVAVVMVLALVAAVIWVFG; from the coding sequence ATGCCCCGCTACGACGAAGAGGCCGACGAGGACGACGACGACGAGTACGGCGACGACGGCGACGACGGCGGCGACGACGACGACGGCGACGACGACGCGGAGACGGTGCCGTGCCCGCACTGCGGCGCCGACGTGTACGAGGACGCCGAGCAGTGCCCGCGCTGCGGGAAGTACCTGTCGGCCGAGGACGCGGCGCCGAGCCGGCCGCGCGGGTGGGTGGCGGTGGTGATGGTGCTGGCGCTGGTCGCCGCGGTGATTTGGGTGTTCGGGTAG
- a CDS encoding YbaN family protein — translation MVADPPPGAKPPATGLRRGLFLAAGVGCVGLAYLGALLPGLPTTPWVLLASWCFARSSPRLQAWLRRSPVFGALLRDWDEHRGIRRRGKRVAAVLIVCVVSASILSGRLPVWARWLVGGSAACGLCVVLFVVPTVREKPGERPA, via the coding sequence ATGGTAGCCGATCCCCCGCCCGGCGCGAAGCCGCCCGCCACCGGCCTGCGGCGCGGGCTGTTCCTGGCGGCGGGTGTCGGCTGCGTCGGCCTGGCGTACCTGGGGGCGCTGCTGCCGGGCCTGCCGACGACGCCGTGGGTGCTGCTGGCGAGCTGGTGCTTCGCCCGGTCGAGCCCGCGGTTGCAGGCGTGGCTGCGGCGGTCGCCGGTGTTCGGGGCGCTGCTCCGCGACTGGGACGAGCACCGGGGCATCCGGCGGCGCGGAAAGCGGGTGGCGGCGGTGCTGATCGTGTGCGTGGTGTCGGCGAGCATCCTGTCGGGGCGGCTGCCGGTGTGGGCGCGGTGGCTGGTGGGCGGCTCGGCGGCGTGCGGGCTGTGCGTCGTGCTGTTCGTGGTGCCGACGGTGCGGGAGAAGCCGGGCGAGCGGCCCGCGTGA